Proteins from one Megalopta genalis isolate 19385.01 chromosome 1, iyMegGena1_principal, whole genome shotgun sequence genomic window:
- the Taf7 gene encoding TATA-box binding protein associated factor 7 isoform X2: MRYGEVRFDHWLLHTKVVDLPTIVESLKTIDNKSFYKTADICQLVICQEEDDHTTTDEESPVRQKKKDLNKVDKKFLWPHGVTPPTKNVRRRRFRKTLKKKYVEAPEIEKEVKRLLRVDNDAVNVKWEVICEDEDQSKPSKVSSSGTVKTKRESINGNTSQSLDVAEHDIFGEAVSDSEDDDEEANINVMELDENSRLSADSRVSDSNSLQATYSERSNNNTNTNSNLVTEFSKEMFQNDNTEAEGEKPVDATPTIVTKLEPFQPEYILPDNFTEPSVSASTSKDSLQTRLATLHAELAELRQRRQQQELEIANIENVKLRQRFQEILHNLLTQEMQKVQEIQNLELE; this comes from the exons ATGCGTTACGGAGAGGTTAGGTTTGATCACTGGCTACTTCATACAAAg GTTGTCGACTTACCTACCATCGTGGAATCTTTAAAAACTATTGATAATAAAAGTTTTTATAAGACTGCAGATATATGTCAg TTGGTAATTTGTCAAGAAGAAGATGATCATACCACAACAGATGAGGAATCACCAGTAAGGCAAAAGAAAAAGGATCTAAATAAAGTAGACAAGAAATTTCTATGGCCACATGGAGTAACACCCCCTACTAAGAATGTAAGACGCAGAAGGTTTAGAAAAACTTTGAAAAAGAAATATGTGGAAGCTCCAGAAATTGAGAAGGAAGTTAAACGTTTATTAAGGGTAGATAATGACGCTGTTAATGTTAAGTGGGAGGTAATATGTGAAGATGAAGATCAATCAAAACCCAGTAAAGTATCATCATCTGGTACAGTGAAAACTAAAAGAGAAAGTATTAATGGCAACACTTCTCAAAGTCTTGATGTTG CTGAACATGATATATTTGGTGAAGCCGTGAGTGACAGTGAGGATGATGATGAAGAAGCGAACATAAATGTCATGGAACTGGATGAAAACAGTCGTCTTTCTGCTGATAGCAGAGTGTCTGATTCTAATTCGTTACAAGCCACATATTCAGAAAgatctaataataatacaaatacaaaCAGCAATCTCGTTACAGAATTTAGTAAAGAAATGTTTCAAAATGATAATACTGAAGCAGAAGGAGAGAAACCAGTCGATGCAACACCAACAATAGTAACAAAATTGGAACCATTCCAACCAGAGTATATTCTTCCAGACAACTTCACAGAACCATCAGTCAGTGCTTCAACATCAAAGG aTTCGTTACAAACACGTCTCGCAACACTGCATGCAGAATTAGCTGAATTGCGGCAGCGAAGACAGCAGCAAGAACTTGAAATTGCTAATATAGAAAATGTTAAATTGAGACAGAGATTCCAAGAAATATTACATAATTTATTAACACAAGAGATGCAAAAGGTTCAAGAG ATCCAAAACTTGGAATTGGAGTAA
- the Taf7 gene encoding TATA-box binding protein associated factor 7 isoform X1, with protein sequence MSRHPNTDYKNRSEPPVELESQFVLRLPPEPSRVLRETLRSGLPLKDRLSIKLEPDMRYGEVRFDHWLLHTKVVDLPTIVESLKTIDNKSFYKTADICQLVICQEEDDHTTTDEESPVRQKKKDLNKVDKKFLWPHGVTPPTKNVRRRRFRKTLKKKYVEAPEIEKEVKRLLRVDNDAVNVKWEVICEDEDQSKPSKVSSSGTVKTKRESINGNTSQSLDVAEHDIFGEAVSDSEDDDEEANINVMELDENSRLSADSRVSDSNSLQATYSERSNNNTNTNSNLVTEFSKEMFQNDNTEAEGEKPVDATPTIVTKLEPFQPEYILPDNFTEPSVSASTSKDSLQTRLATLHAELAELRQRRQQQELEIANIENVKLRQRFQEILHNLLTQEMQKVQEIQNLELE encoded by the exons ATGAGTCGCCATCCAAATACTGATTATAAAAATCGCAGTGAACCTCCAGTCGAATTAGAAAGCCAGTTTGTCTTACGTTTACCACCg GAACCATCGCGAGTATTGCGCGAAACTTTACGAAGTGGTTTACCTTTAAAAGATAGACTGAGCATAAAATTAGAGCCTGATATGCGTTACGGAGAGGTTAGGTTTGATCACTGGCTACTTCATACAAAg GTTGTCGACTTACCTACCATCGTGGAATCTTTAAAAACTATTGATAATAAAAGTTTTTATAAGACTGCAGATATATGTCAg TTGGTAATTTGTCAAGAAGAAGATGATCATACCACAACAGATGAGGAATCACCAGTAAGGCAAAAGAAAAAGGATCTAAATAAAGTAGACAAGAAATTTCTATGGCCACATGGAGTAACACCCCCTACTAAGAATGTAAGACGCAGAAGGTTTAGAAAAACTTTGAAAAAGAAATATGTGGAAGCTCCAGAAATTGAGAAGGAAGTTAAACGTTTATTAAGGGTAGATAATGACGCTGTTAATGTTAAGTGGGAGGTAATATGTGAAGATGAAGATCAATCAAAACCCAGTAAAGTATCATCATCTGGTACAGTGAAAACTAAAAGAGAAAGTATTAATGGCAACACTTCTCAAAGTCTTGATGTTG CTGAACATGATATATTTGGTGAAGCCGTGAGTGACAGTGAGGATGATGATGAAGAAGCGAACATAAATGTCATGGAACTGGATGAAAACAGTCGTCTTTCTGCTGATAGCAGAGTGTCTGATTCTAATTCGTTACAAGCCACATATTCAGAAAgatctaataataatacaaatacaaaCAGCAATCTCGTTACAGAATTTAGTAAAGAAATGTTTCAAAATGATAATACTGAAGCAGAAGGAGAGAAACCAGTCGATGCAACACCAACAATAGTAACAAAATTGGAACCATTCCAACCAGAGTATATTCTTCCAGACAACTTCACAGAACCATCAGTCAGTGCTTCAACATCAAAGG aTTCGTTACAAACACGTCTCGCAACACTGCATGCAGAATTAGCTGAATTGCGGCAGCGAAGACAGCAGCAAGAACTTGAAATTGCTAATATAGAAAATGTTAAATTGAGACAGAGATTCCAAGAAATATTACATAATTTATTAACACAAGAGATGCAAAAGGTTCAAGAG ATCCAAAACTTGGAATTGGAGTAA
- the LOC143260805 gene encoding small integral membrane protein 14: protein MDEDLCESIWNQELFMQQLFFILRQNQDYCTDNECLNLSQFRTPRNAQSSNFLMTFLIIAFVVMMYALRPNSYRRLRNDNTKNHANGRNSNDEPPTPPPTTQ from the exons ATGGACGAGGATCTTTGCGAAAGCATATGGAATCAAGAATTGTTTATGCAGCAACTGTTTTTCATC TTGCGTCAAAATCAGGACTACTGCACAGACAACGAGTGTCTTAACTTGTCGCAAT TTCGGACACCTCGAAATGCACAGTCTTCGAATTTTCTGATGACTTTTTTAATCATTGCGTTTGTTGTAATGATGTACGCACTACGACCAAATTCGTATCGTCGGTTGAGGAATGATAACACTAAAAACCATGCTAATGGACGT AACTCAAACGACGAACCACCTACACCTCCGCCAACCACGCAATAA